A section of the Hugenholtzia roseola DSM 9546 genome encodes:
- the rpsU gene encoding 30S ribosomal protein S21, whose product MVSINVKENESIDKALKRFKKKFEKAGVLREYRGRTYFEKPSVARRNEVIRASYRQKMQQEAMEA is encoded by the coding sequence ATGGTTTCTATCAACGTAAAAGAAAACGAATCTATCGACAAAGCCCTCAAACGCTTCAAGAAAAAATTTGAGAAGGCAGGCGTTTTGCGCGAATATCGCGGTCGCACTTACTTCGAAAAACCTTCTGTGGCACGCCGCAATGAAGTTATCCGCGCTTCTTATCGTCAGAAAATGCAGCAAGAAGCAATGGAAGCCTAA
- a CDS encoding flavodoxin, translating into MAIIGLFYGSDTGNTENIALQIRDMLGEENVDVFNFGEHPAEAVVPYDFIFFGAPTWYDGELQSDWEEILPKFHDIDFSGKKVAIFGLGDQWGYGEWFCDAIGMIAEVVEKQGGTIVGHWDTKGYDYEKSKGERDGKFLGVAIDEDNQPELTQERLAKWIPQVLAEFGMEVES; encoded by the coding sequence ATGGCAATTATTGGTCTTTTTTATGGTTCGGATACAGGCAATACTGAAAATATTGCGCTGCAAATCCGCGATATGCTCGGCGAAGAAAACGTCGATGTCTTCAATTTTGGCGAACACCCTGCCGAGGCGGTTGTACCTTACGATTTTATCTTCTTTGGCGCACCTACTTGGTATGATGGCGAACTGCAAAGCGATTGGGAAGAAATTTTACCCAAATTTCACGACATAGATTTTAGTGGCAAAAAGGTAGCTATCTTCGGCTTGGGCGACCAATGGGGGTACGGTGAATGGTTCTGTGATGCTATTGGTATGATTGCCGAAGTGGTAGAAAAGCAGGGCGGAACGATTGTCGGACATTGGGACACCAAAGGCTATGACTATGAAAAGTCCAAAGGCGAGCGCGACGGCAAATTTTTGGGAGTCGCCATAGATGAAGACAATCAGCCCGAACTGACCCAAGAGCGGCTTGCCAAGTGGATTCCGCAGGTCTTAGCCGAATTTGGCATGGAGGTAGAATCCTAA
- a CDS encoding SirB2 family protein, translated as MYTGLLHTHRLVVTIFLLIYVIKLGMMLFYPTGLERLRESKVARIAEMVVSVLFLATGIGLWTQTATPMANLLLVKVALVFASIPLAVIGFKKGNKVLASLSVVLILASYGLGEMNKAQKGKVMIEASVQSGKEIYASAGCVACHGDDGALGLSGAKSLQASTLTTAEIENIIRNGKNAMPAYKTLTDAQVKALVEHVESLRK; from the coding sequence ATGTACACAGGCTTATTACACACACACCGCTTAGTCGTTACGATTTTCCTACTGATTTATGTCATCAAATTGGGCATGATGCTTTTCTACCCCACAGGATTGGAGCGTTTGCGCGAAAGCAAAGTCGCACGCATTGCCGAAATGGTAGTGAGCGTACTCTTTTTAGCAACAGGTATCGGACTTTGGACACAAACGGCTACCCCTATGGCAAACCTGCTCTTAGTCAAAGTTGCCCTTGTCTTTGCCTCCATTCCTTTGGCGGTTATTGGTTTTAAAAAGGGCAACAAAGTCTTGGCTTCGCTTTCTGTGGTGCTGATTTTGGCAAGTTATGGCTTGGGCGAAATGAACAAAGCACAAAAGGGAAAGGTTATGATTGAGGCTTCTGTTCAGTCGGGCAAAGAAATATACGCCTCCGCAGGTTGCGTGGCTTGTCATGGCGACGACGGCGCATTGGGGCTTTCGGGTGCAAAGAGTTTGCAAGCCTCTACCCTTACCACTGCCGAAATCGAAAACATCATCAGAAATGGCAAAAACGCCATGCCTGCCTATAAAACCCTGACGGACGCACAGGTAAAAGCCTTAGTAGAACACGTAGAAAGTTTGAGAAAATAA